Proteins from one Penaeus vannamei isolate JL-2024 chromosome 8, ASM4276789v1, whole genome shotgun sequence genomic window:
- the LOC113830213 gene encoding neurogenic differentiation factor 2-like has protein sequence MDGAGLVYQQMVHAFADAYNTALCSARPPTPDSGYSSFSPASTPPPSPTRLCPSATPTDAWAPFTTMAQPQRPPSAPLGAFQEFPQLYTATGAAAAAAAPGLLGKQGLLPPKAASPAQRSSPPQYRTDGFRPSSIPASPGAASVKPAPASPLLSIENKRCDPQQQQLQQQQQRQPRAGSAPGSHAPSKAQKSSRSSSRCGARKQRSGREVTDGVRKKRRLAANARERRRMDNLNQAFDRLRSVLPQLCDDRKLSKYDTLQMAHTYITTLADLLI, from the coding sequence ATGGATGGCGCTGGTCTTGTCTACCAGCAGATGGTGCACGCTTTCGCCGACGCCTACAACACCGCCCTGTGcagcgcccgcccgcccacgcccgacaGCGGCTACAGTTCCTTCAGCCCCGCGTCCACGCCTCCTCCGAGTCCCACCAGGCTGTGCCCTTCGGCCACCCCGACAGACGCGTGGGCGCCCTTCACCACCATGGCGCAGCCCCAGCGGCCGCCGTCCGCCCCGCTCGGCGCCTTCCAGGAGTTCCCGCAGCTCTACACCGCCAcaggagccgccgccgccgccgccgcccccggccTCCTCGGCAAGCAGGGCCTCCTGCCGCCCAAGGCCGCGTCGCCCGCCCAGAGGAGCAGCCCTCCGCAGTACCGGACGGACGGCTTCCGGCCCTCCAGCATCCCCGCCAGCCCCGGCGCCGCCAGCGTCAAGcccgcgcccgcctcgccgcTGCTGTCCATCGAGAACAAGCGCTGCGACCCCCAGCAGCAGCAGctccaacagcagcagcagcggcagccgCGGGCGGGCAGCGCCCCGGGCTCGCACGCCCCGAGCAAGGCGCAGAAGAGCTCGCGCTCGAGCAGCCGCTGCGGCGCCAGGAAGCAGCGGTCGGGGCGCGAGGTGACTGACGGCGTCAGGAAGAAGCGCCGCCTGGCCGCCAACGCGCGCGAGCGCCGCCGCATGGACAACCTGAACCAGGCCTTCGACCGCCTGCGCTCCGTGCTGCCCCAGCTGTGCGACGACCGGAAGCTGTCCAAGTACGACACGCTGCAGATGGCGCACACGTACATCACCACGCTGGCGGACCTCCTCATATAG
- the MED6 gene encoding mediator of RNA polymerase II transcription subunit 6 encodes MSSSIFSSYLCPKPPDTMGEQTKENPLHISWHDSMWIPHLNSTNVMDYFAERTNPFYSRDCNNEFIKMQQNTRVDQLTHMQGVEYMLLHTQEPILYIIRKQHRYSPTQVTPLANYHIIGGQVYQTPDLGSVINSRVLGAVSNLNSAFTEMQSFSHYHPSRGYWWQFRNQGDQTEQQKKEKEKKGQVKKEEPASLFQQRRVDSLLEDLQTRFPYKYPTVPQQPQNAQNQPQEGSKAGEDTKPDVKVEVKVEVKTEIKTEPASQTPSQRTAKPPPEKRQRTGP; translated from the exons AAAATCCGCTCCACATCTCGTGGCATGACAGCATGTGGATCCCACACCTCAACTCCACTAATGTCATGGACTATTTTGCGGAGCGGACGAACCCCTTCTACTCCCGTGACTGCAACAATGAGTTCATCAAGATGCAACAGAACACGAGAGTGGATCAGCTGAC CCACATGCAAGGTGTAGAGTACATGCTGCTCCACACGCAAGAGCCGATCCTGTACATTATCAGGAAGCAGCACAGGTACTCTCCAACACAGGTCACTCCACTAGCCAACTACCATATTATTGGCGGCCAGGTTTACCAGACGCCCGATTTGGGTTCCGTCATCAATTCCAGAGTG CTGGGAGCAGTCAGCAACCTCAACAGCGCCTTCACGGAGATGCAGTCATTTTCGCACTACCATCCGTCCAGAGGGTACTGGTGGCAGTTCAGGAATCAGGGCGACCAAACAGAGcagcaaaagaaggaaaaggagaagaag GGacaagtgaagaaggaggagccTGCATCACTCTTCCAACAGAGACGTGTAGATTCGCTCCTAGAAGACCTCCAGACCAGATTCCCCTACAAGTACCCAACAGTACCGCAGCAGCCACAGAATGCCCAAAACCAACCCCAGGAAGGATCAAAAGCAG GAGAAGACACCAAACCAGATGTGAAAGTGGAAGTGAAGGTAGAAGTGAAGACGGAGATCAAGACTGAGCCCGCCTCGCAGACCCCATCCCAACGCACAGCCAAGCCCCCACCCGAGAAGCGCCAGAGAACGGGACCTTGA